A genomic segment from Capra hircus breed San Clemente chromosome 15, ASM170441v1, whole genome shotgun sequence encodes:
- the ANKRD49 gene encoding ankyrin repeat domain-containing protein 49 isoform X2 yields MEKEKVNDEKPDPENSLDFSEHFNQLELLETHGHLIPTGTQSLWIGNSDDDEEQDEKTEEWYQLQEKKMEKDPSKLLLWAAEKNRLTTVQRLLSERATHVNTRDEDKYTPLHRAAYNGHLDVVRELIAHGADVHAVTVDGWTPLHSACKWNNARVASFLLQHDADINAQTKGLLTPLHLAAGNRDSKDTLELLLMNRYIKPGLKNSLEETAFDIARRTEKVLEEMG; encoded by the exons atggaaaaagagaaagtaaatgaTGAAAAACCAGACCCAGAGAACTCCTTGGACTTTTCTGAACACTTCAACCAACTTGAACTGTTGGAAACACATGGACACCTTATTCCCACTGGTACCCAAAGTCTCTGGATAGGGAATTCTGATGATGATGAAGAGCaagatgaaaaaactgaagagTGGTATcaactgcaagaaaaaaaaatggaaaaagatccAAGCAAATTGCTTCTTTGGGCTGCTGAAAAAAAtcgg CTGACCACAGTGCAGAGACTGCTTTCAGAAAGGGCTACCCATGTGAACACTCGAGATGAAGACAAGTACACACCGCTCCACCGAGCAGCCTACAATGGGCACTTAGACGTGGTCCGGGAGCTGATTGCACACGGGGCGGATGTCCATGCAGTGACAGTGGATGGCTGGACACCCCTGCACAGTGCCTGTAAGTGGAATAATGCCAGAGTGGCTTCTTTCTTACTGCAGCATGATGCAGATATCAATGCCCAAACAAAAGGCCTCCTGACCCCCCTACACCTTGCCGCTGGGAACAGAGACAGCAAAGACACCCTGGAGCTCCTCCTGATGAACCGCTACATCAAGCCAGGTCTGAAGAACAGCCTGGAGGAAACAGCATTTGACATCGCCAGGAGGACTG AAAAggtcttagaagaaatggggtaa
- the ANKRD49 gene encoding ankyrin repeat domain-containing protein 49 isoform X1, which produces MEKEKVNDEKPDPENSLDFSEHFNQLELLETHGHLIPTGTQSLWIGNSDDDEEQDEKTEEWYQLQEKKMEKDPSKLLLWAAEKNRLTTVQRLLSERATHVNTRDEDKYTPLHRAAYNGHLDVVRELIAHGADVHAVTVDGWTPLHSACKWNNARVASFLLQHDADINAQTKGLLTPLHLAAGNRDSKDTLELLLMNRYIKPGLKNSLEETAFDIARRTGIYHYLFEIVEGCTNCSPQS; this is translated from the exons atggaaaaagagaaagtaaatgaTGAAAAACCAGACCCAGAGAACTCCTTGGACTTTTCTGAACACTTCAACCAACTTGAACTGTTGGAAACACATGGACACCTTATTCCCACTGGTACCCAAAGTCTCTGGATAGGGAATTCTGATGATGATGAAGAGCaagatgaaaaaactgaagagTGGTATcaactgcaagaaaaaaaaatggaaaaagatccAAGCAAATTGCTTCTTTGGGCTGCTGAAAAAAAtcgg CTGACCACAGTGCAGAGACTGCTTTCAGAAAGGGCTACCCATGTGAACACTCGAGATGAAGACAAGTACACACCGCTCCACCGAGCAGCCTACAATGGGCACTTAGACGTGGTCCGGGAGCTGATTGCACACGGGGCGGATGTCCATGCAGTGACAGTGGATGGCTGGACACCCCTGCACAGTGCCTGTAAGTGGAATAATGCCAGAGTGGCTTCTTTCTTACTGCAGCATGATGCAGATATCAATGCCCAAACAAAAGGCCTCCTGACCCCCCTACACCTTGCCGCTGGGAACAGAGACAGCAAAGACACCCTGGAGCTCCTCCTGATGAACCGCTACATCAAGCCAGGTCTGAAGAACAGCCTGGAGGAAACAGCATTTGACATCGCCAGGAGGACTGGTATCTATCACTACCTCTTTGAAATTGTGGAAGGTTGCACAAATTGTTCACCTCAGTCTTAA